The following are encoded together in the Magnetospirillum gryphiswaldense MSR-1 v2 genome:
- a CDS encoding helix-turn-helix domain-containing protein, whose amino-acid sequence MTEEKAPPISRPVNRANDTDRHVGTRIRERRIMLGLSQQQMADLIGVTYQQAHKYERGINRISAGRLYEIAQVLGVPVSYFFEGLDNQRATDLTARQRMCLELARNFSSIQNEKHQEALSQMARALAAAED is encoded by the coding sequence ATGACCGAAGAAAAAGCCCCCCCCATTTCACGCCCGGTCAATCGCGCCAATGATACGGATCGCCACGTGGGCACCCGCATCCGCGAGCGCCGTATCATGCTGGGCCTGTCTCAGCAGCAGATGGCCGATCTGATCGGTGTAACCTATCAACAGGCGCACAAATACGAACGCGGCATCAACCGCATTTCCGCCGGACGTCTGTATGAAATCGCCCAGGTTCTGGGGGTTCCGGTCAGCTACTTCTTTGAAGGCCTGGACAACCAGCGGGCCACCGACCTGACCGCCCGCCAGCGCATGTGCCTGGAACTGGCCCGCAATTTCTCGAGCATCCAGAACGAAAAGCATCAGGAAGCCTTGTCGCAGATGGCCCGCGCATTGGCTGCCGCTGAAGACTGA
- the queG gene encoding tRNA epoxyqueuosine(34) reductase QueG has protein sequence MKAKIRAKALELGFDAVGFAPAVADPAWRAALDQYVAEGRHGGMGWMAERMDQRASPQGLWAEVRSVVTLGSNYAPAGDALALLEQGDRGNISVYARGKDYHDVVKKRLKALARWMVDNLGGDLKVFVDTAPVMEKPIAARSGLGWQGRHTNVVSRDFGSWLFLGEIYTTLDLPPDPVQADHCGSCQACVDACPTGALDGQGRIEPRRCISYLTIEYQGAIDPELRSRLGNRIYGCDDCMAACPWNKFAPATTDPDYLPRMEMQAPRLDDLASLDDPGFRQVFAGSPVKRIGLDRLLRNVLVAMGNSGDRRLLPAARALLTHQNPSVAESASWAVEKLSSP, from the coding sequence ATGAAAGCCAAAATACGCGCCAAGGCCTTGGAATTGGGCTTCGACGCGGTTGGCTTCGCCCCCGCTGTCGCCGATCCGGCGTGGCGGGCGGCGCTTGATCAGTATGTAGCCGAGGGCCGCCACGGCGGCATGGGCTGGATGGCCGAGCGCATGGATCAGCGGGCCAGCCCGCAAGGCCTGTGGGCCGAAGTCCGCTCGGTGGTGACTTTAGGCAGCAATTACGCCCCGGCGGGCGATGCCCTGGCCCTGCTGGAGCAGGGTGATCGCGGCAATATCAGCGTCTATGCCCGCGGTAAGGATTACCACGACGTGGTGAAAAAGCGGCTGAAGGCGCTGGCCCGCTGGATGGTCGACAATCTGGGCGGCGACCTCAAGGTTTTCGTCGACACCGCCCCGGTGATGGAAAAGCCCATCGCCGCCCGTTCGGGTCTGGGCTGGCAGGGGCGGCACACCAATGTGGTGTCGCGCGATTTCGGCTCGTGGCTGTTCCTGGGGGAAATCTACACCACCTTGGACCTGCCGCCCGATCCGGTGCAGGCCGATCATTGCGGCTCGTGCCAGGCCTGTGTCGATGCCTGTCCGACCGGCGCCTTGGACGGGCAGGGGCGGATCGAGCCCCGGCGCTGCATTTCCTATCTGACCATCGAGTATCAGGGCGCCATCGACCCGGAATTGCGGTCACGCCTGGGCAACCGCATCTATGGCTGCGACGATTGCATGGCTGCCTGTCCGTGGAACAAGTTCGCCCCTGCCACCACCGATCCCGATTATTTGCCGCGCATGGAAATGCAGGCGCCGCGTCTGGACGATCTGGCGAGCTTGGATGATCCTGGTTTCCGCCAGGTGTTCGCCGGTTCACCGGTCAAGCGCATCGGCCTGGATCGGTTGCTGCGCAACGTCCTGGTGGCCATGGGCAACAGTGGTGATCGGCGATTGTTGCCGGCGGCGCGGGCCTTGCTGACACACCAAAATCCATCGGTGGCGGAAAGCGCATCGTGGGCTGTCGAAAAGTTGTCGTCTCCATAA
- the queF gene encoding preQ(1) synthase produces MADYPHLTQLGQSAALPDDPEAARLEVVPNPHPGDTYLVRFTAPEFTSLCPITGQPDFAHLVIDYVPENHLVESKSLKLFLGSFRNHGAFHEACTVMIGKRVVDATKPKWLRIGGYWYPRGGIPIDVFWQTGAPPAGLWLPDQGVPPYRGRG; encoded by the coding sequence ATGGCCGATTATCCTCACCTGACCCAATTGGGCCAGTCCGCGGCGCTGCCCGACGATCCCGAGGCGGCCCGGCTGGAAGTGGTGCCCAACCCCCATCCCGGCGATACTTATCTGGTGCGTTTCACCGCACCGGAATTCACCTCGTTGTGTCCGATCACCGGTCAGCCCGATTTCGCCCATCTGGTCATCGACTATGTTCCCGAAAACCATCTGGTGGAATCCAAGTCGCTGAAGCTGTTCCTGGGCAGTTTCCGCAACCATGGCGCCTTTCACGAGGCCTGCACGGTGATGATCGGCAAGCGGGTGGTCGACGCAACCAAACCCAAATGGCTGCGCATCGGTGGGTATTGGTATCCGCGCGGTGGTATTCCCATCGACGTGTTCTGGCAGACCGGGGCGCCGCCGGCTGGGCTGTGGCTGCCGGATCAGGGCGTCCCCCCCTATCGCGGCCGTGGCTAG
- the rfaE1 gene encoding D-glycero-beta-D-manno-heptose-7-phosphate kinase, which produces MTELSVLADRVAGLKDKPVLCVGDAMLDRFIYGAVERISPEAPIPVLRIEREAAMLGGAGNVVRNLVALGAVPTFVAVVGDDDAGREVGRLLGDHAGIDPCLVVESQRQTTIKTRFFASAQQLLRADRETSQALAATSVRQVLDRAGTLIGRSGAVVLSDYGKGVLSVPVPAELIKVAKECGVPVVVDPKGTDYSRYRGATVLTPNRKELFEATGMNVADDAGIVAACRHLITSCGVGAVLATRSQDGMTLVTDDGQVHHLPAQAREVFDVSGAGDTVVATLAAVLAAGGSLLDGARLANVAAGIVVAKVGTAVAYADEVVAALHHDDLCLGETKVLGWEGARDQVEIWRRKGESVGFTNGCFDLLHPGHISLLTQARAACDRLVVGLNSDASVARLKGPTRPVQSEAARATVLASLSMVDMVVIFGEDTPLELIRHLRPDVLVKGADYTVATVVGADDVIGWGGRVVLANLVEGQSTTNTIKKMNGK; this is translated from the coding sequence ATGACCGAACTTTCTGTGCTGGCCGATCGGGTCGCCGGTTTGAAGGACAAGCCAGTGTTGTGCGTCGGCGACGCCATGCTGGATCGCTTCATCTATGGCGCGGTCGAGCGCATTTCACCCGAGGCGCCCATTCCGGTGCTGCGCATCGAGCGCGAGGCGGCCATGCTGGGCGGGGCCGGCAACGTGGTGCGCAATCTGGTGGCCTTGGGGGCGGTGCCCACCTTCGTCGCCGTGGTCGGCGACGACGATGCCGGGCGCGAAGTCGGGCGGCTGCTGGGCGACCATGCCGGCATCGACCCCTGTCTGGTGGTGGAAAGCCAGCGCCAGACCACCATCAAGACCCGCTTTTTCGCCTCGGCCCAGCAATTGCTGCGGGCCGACCGCGAGACCAGTCAGGCACTGGCGGCCACCAGCGTGCGTCAGGTGCTGGACCGGGCCGGTACCCTGATCGGGCGTTCGGGCGCGGTCGTGTTGTCCGATTACGGCAAGGGCGTCTTGTCGGTGCCGGTTCCGGCGGAACTGATCAAGGTGGCCAAGGAATGCGGCGTGCCGGTGGTGGTCGATCCCAAGGGCACGGATTACAGCCGCTATCGCGGCGCCACCGTGCTGACCCCCAATCGCAAGGAATTGTTCGAGGCCACCGGCATGAACGTGGCGGACGATGCCGGCATCGTCGCCGCCTGTCGCCACCTGATCACCTCTTGCGGCGTCGGCGCGGTGTTGGCCACCCGGTCGCAGGACGGTATGACCCTGGTGACCGATGACGGTCAGGTGCATCACCTGCCGGCCCAGGCGCGCGAGGTGTTCGACGTCTCGGGCGCCGGCGACACCGTGGTCGCCACCTTGGCCGCCGTGCTGGCCGCCGGCGGTTCGCTGCTGGACGGCGCGCGTCTGGCCAATGTCGCCGCCGGTATCGTCGTCGCCAAGGTCGGCACCGCCGTCGCCTATGCCGACGAGGTGGTCGCCGCCCTTCATCACGACGATTTGTGCCTGGGCGAGACCAAGGTTCTGGGGTGGGAGGGTGCTCGCGATCAGGTGGAAATCTGGCGCCGCAAGGGTGAAAGCGTCGGCTTCACCAATGGCTGCTTCGACCTGTTGCATCCCGGCCATATCTCGTTGCTGACCCAGGCGCGGGCGGCGTGCGACCGGCTGGTGGTGGGGCTGAACTCCGACGCCTCGGTCGCCCGCCTCAAGGGTCCGACCCGTCCGGTGCAGTCGGAAGCGGCCAGGGCCACCGTGCTGGCGTCGCTGTCCATGGTCGATATGGTGGTGATCTTCGGCGAGGACACGCCTTTGGAGCTGATCCGCCATTTGCGCCCCGATGTCCTGGTCAAGGGCGCCGATTACACGGTGGCGACCGTGGTGGGAGCCGATGACGTCATCGGTTGGGGCGGACGGGTGGTGCTGGCCAATCTGGTGGAAGGCCAAAGCACTACCAACACCATCAAGAAGATGAACGGGAAATAG
- a CDS encoding metallophosphoesterase family protein has translation MNSPEAQVDPSNNPCVPVGACVYAIGDIHGRVDLLRGLLELIAADVERRAPARLALVFLGDFIDRGPHSRQVVECLMAGPPPGPLAAAQWICLKGNHEEVMLDFLDNVAVGRGWCAYGGLDTVRSYAASLPASGWERDLKAVQAVLARNLPKAHRDFLAGLPVCHQEGDYLFVHAGIRPGIALEHQDPADLLWIRHEFLDDGRWHGKVVVHGHTPTPEPEVRHNRIGIDTRAYDSNRLTALVLHGASRDFLRT, from the coding sequence ATGAACAGTCCTGAAGCTCAGGTCGATCCTTCCAACAATCCTTGCGTTCCTGTGGGGGCCTGCGTTTACGCCATTGGCGATATTCATGGCCGCGTCGATCTGTTGCGGGGACTGTTGGAACTGATTGCCGCCGATGTCGAGCGCCGTGCACCGGCGCGTCTGGCCCTGGTTTTTCTGGGCGATTTCATTGATCGCGGTCCGCACTCGCGCCAGGTGGTGGAGTGTCTGATGGCTGGTCCGCCGCCGGGACCGCTGGCGGCGGCGCAGTGGATTTGCCTGAAGGGCAACCATGAAGAAGTGATGCTGGATTTTCTCGATAATGTGGCGGTGGGCAGGGGGTGGTGCGCCTATGGCGGTCTGGATACCGTGCGCTCTTACGCCGCATCCCTGCCGGCGTCGGGGTGGGAACGTGATCTCAAGGCGGTGCAGGCCGTGTTGGCGCGCAACCTGCCGAAAGCGCATCGCGACTTCCTCGCCGGTCTGCCGGTCTGTCATCAGGAAGGGGATTACCTGTTCGTCCATGCCGGTATCCGGCCCGGCATCGCGCTCGAGCATCAGGACCCGGCGGATTTGCTGTGGATACGCCATGAATTTCTCGATGATGGGCGTTGGCATGGCAAGGTGGTGGTGCATGGTCACACCCCAACGCCAGAGCCTGAGGTGCGGCACAACCGTATCGGCATCGACACCCGCGCCTATGACAGCAATCGTCTGACCGCCCTGGTTCTGCACGGCGCATCGCGGGACTTCCTCCGCACCTGA
- a CDS encoding flagellar biosynthesis regulator FlaF — translation MSDTTTLSAIEEQAFQLSRAAIMLDQAKADRSKLEEALELNMAVWVALRTLITSDGCSASSQVVENLIRLANFVAEKTIAGAAAATDASIDALINVNLQISEGLLEGNKV, via the coding sequence ATGTCCGACACGACTACTCTGTCCGCCATCGAGGAACAGGCCTTTCAATTGTCCCGCGCCGCCATCATGCTGGATCAGGCCAAGGCCGACCGTTCCAAGCTGGAGGAAGCGTTGGAGCTGAACATGGCGGTGTGGGTGGCTTTGCGCACCCTGATCACCAGCGACGGCTGCTCGGCCTCGTCGCAGGTGGTGGAAAATCTGATCCGTCTGGCCAATTTCGTCGCTGAAAAGACCATAGCTGGCGCCGCCGCCGCCACCGATGCCAGCATCGACGCGCTGATCAACGTCAACCTGCAGATTTCCGAAGGTCTGTTGGAAGGCAACAAGGTCTAA
- the rfbB gene encoding dTDP-glucose 4,6-dehydratase, translating into MSILVTGAAGFIGSALCRQLTARGDETVIALDRLGYAACLQALPAQAVFIQADIRDATALDAVFAQHAPRAVFHLAAETHVDRSIDTPLEFIEHNMVGTFQLLEATRRFWGERGRPDDFRFVHVSTDEVFGSLEADEPAFTASSPYRPNSPYSASKAAADHLARAWMATYGLPVIVTNCSNNYGPWQFPEKLMPLVIQKALAGHPLPLYGDGGNRRDWLYVDDHAAGLMAVLDHGEPGGTYLFGSGREHSNLEVVKAICAQLDQWRPDPVGPYARLIQFVTDRPGHDRRYGIDPSHARRALDWQPRTDFADGIAATIRWCLDHPHWANRDYHGARLGLIPS; encoded by the coding sequence ATGTCGATTTTGGTCACCGGGGCGGCTGGCTTTATCGGGTCCGCCCTGTGTCGCCAGCTGACCGCGCGGGGGGACGAGACCGTCATTGCCCTTGACCGTCTGGGCTATGCCGCCTGCCTGCAGGCCCTGCCCGCCCAGGCCGTCTTCATCCAGGCCGATATCCGCGACGCCACCGCCCTGGATGCCGTCTTCGCCCAGCACGCCCCGCGTGCGGTGTTTCATCTGGCGGCGGAAACCCATGTGGATCGTTCCATCGACACTCCGCTCGAGTTCATTGAACACAACATGGTCGGCACCTTCCAATTGCTGGAAGCGACGCGGCGGTTCTGGGGGGAGCGGGGGCGGCCCGACGACTTCCGCTTTGTCCACGTTTCCACTGACGAAGTGTTCGGCAGCCTGGAGGCGGACGAGCCGGCCTTCACCGCCAGCTCACCCTATCGCCCCAATTCGCCCTATTCAGCCAGTAAGGCGGCGGCGGACCACTTGGCGCGGGCATGGATGGCCACCTACGGGTTGCCGGTGATCGTCACCAATTGCAGCAATAATTATGGCCCCTGGCAGTTCCCGGAAAAGCTGATGCCGCTGGTGATCCAAAAGGCCTTGGCCGGTCACCCCCTGCCCCTTTATGGCGATGGCGGCAACCGGCGTGACTGGCTTTATGTGGACGACCACGCCGCCGGCCTGATGGCCGTCTTGGACCACGGCGAGCCGGGGGGCACCTATCTGTTTGGATCGGGGCGCGAACACAGCAATCTGGAGGTGGTCAAGGCCATCTGCGCCCAATTGGATCAATGGCGTCCCGATCCGGTCGGCCCTTATGCCCGCCTGATCCAGTTCGTCACCGACCGTCCGGGACATGACCGCCGCTACGGTATCGATCCCAGCCATGCCCGCCGCGCCCTGGACTGGCAGCCGCGCACCGATTTCGCCGACGGCATCGCCGCCACCATCCGCTGGTGCCTGGACCATCCGCACTGGGCCAACCGCGATTATCACGGCGCCCGCCTGGGCCTGATACCAAGTTAA
- a CDS encoding AMP-binding protein — translation MLKTARSYEEACRTFRWRLPDRYNMAFDVCDRQTMAGADGHRTALIVEIADGVVERYTFHMLRLLSNRVANALTARGIGLGDRVAVALPQSVEAAAVVLGVLKMGAVLVPLPLSLGEEPLAWRLADSGARAVIVADFMLPRLQGARQGALALETVLVNSEAGGETGGADDLWAVLQQSSDAFTPLVTALDSPALLVYPDHAMGKPTGILHGHGALLGNLPAVELGLGFFPQFGDILWTSADWMSFPALMWAVLPSWHHGVPVVAGPHGQDAEAHLGLMARHGVRVAWMPPVDLARLTGLAATRAHPLPRVLGSGPQPLAAGLRDQVAKVFGIAAHEIWGSLEIGAAVANNAAIMEIRPGSPGKAAPGITVEAVDPAGRVLRAGDPGFLALAPNAPAACLGRWGRDSWHGAKLINGWLPSLVAGHRDLDGYIWPDAMAPLPGIVMVDGQPVALAETEAALTWHPRVTAAGMAMQADGGLKAYIVAAAGGGDVYLARDLQAWVAQRRGLHEVPGRVEFVDAIPLRADGSTDVEELLARPVRLDAPDPDERI, via the coding sequence ATGCTGAAAACCGCCCGGTCCTACGAAGAAGCCTGCCGCACCTTTCGCTGGCGGCTGCCCGATCGTTACAACATGGCCTTCGACGTCTGTGACCGTCAGACCATGGCCGGCGCCGATGGTCATCGCACTGCCCTGATCGTCGAAATCGCCGACGGCGTGGTCGAGCGCTATACCTTCCACATGCTGCGGCTGTTGTCCAACCGTGTCGCCAATGCACTGACGGCGCGCGGCATCGGCCTGGGCGACCGGGTGGCGGTGGCCTTGCCGCAATCGGTCGAGGCGGCGGCGGTGGTGCTCGGCGTGTTGAAGATGGGGGCGGTGCTGGTGCCCTTGCCCCTGTCCCTGGGCGAGGAGCCCTTGGCTTGGCGTCTGGCCGATTCGGGGGCGCGGGCGGTGATCGTCGCCGATTTCATGCTGCCCCGGCTGCAAGGGGCCCGTCAGGGAGCCCTGGCGCTGGAGACCGTTTTGGTCAATAGCGAGGCTGGGGGCGAAACCGGAGGCGCTGACGATCTGTGGGCGGTATTGCAGCAATCCAGCGATGCTTTCACCCCGCTGGTGACGGCCCTCGACAGCCCGGCCTTGCTGGTCTATCCCGACCATGCCATGGGCAAGCCCACCGGCATCCTGCACGGCCATGGCGCCCTGCTCGGCAATCTGCCGGCGGTGGAGTTGGGCTTGGGTTTCTTCCCCCAGTTCGGCGACATCCTGTGGACCTCGGCCGATTGGATGAGCTTTCCCGCCCTGATGTGGGCGGTGCTGCCGTCCTGGCATCATGGGGTGCCGGTGGTGGCCGGCCCTCATGGCCAGGATGCCGAGGCCCATCTGGGCCTGATGGCCCGTCACGGCGTACGGGTGGCGTGGATGCCGCCGGTCGATCTGGCGCGGCTGACCGGTCTTGCCGCCACCCGGGCCCATCCGTTGCCGCGCGTGCTGGGCAGTGGACCGCAGCCCTTGGCCGCCGGCCTGCGCGATCAGGTGGCCAAGGTATTCGGTATCGCCGCCCACGAAATCTGGGGCAGTCTGGAAATCGGTGCCGCCGTCGCCAATAACGCCGCCATCATGGAAATCCGCCCCGGCTCACCCGGCAAGGCGGCGCCCGGCATCACCGTCGAGGCGGTGGATCCCGCCGGGCGGGTGTTGCGGGCCGGCGATCCCGGCTTTTTGGCCCTGGCGCCCAACGCTCCGGCGGCCTGTCTGGGGCGCTGGGGGCGCGATTCCTGGCATGGTGCCAAGCTGATCAATGGTTGGCTGCCGTCGCTGGTGGCCGGTCATCGGGATTTGGACGGCTATATCTGGCCCGATGCCATGGCGCCCTTGCCCGGCATCGTCATGGTCGATGGCCAGCCGGTGGCCTTGGCCGAAACCGAGGCGGCCTTGACCTGGCATCCCCGGGTCACCGCCGCCGGCATGGCGATGCAGGCTGATGGTGGGTTGAAGGCCTATATCGTCGCGGCGGCGGGCGGTGGAGACGTCTATCTGGCGCGCGATCTGCAAGCCTGGGTGGCCCAACGACGCGGTCTGCACGAGGTGCCGGGGCGGGTCGAATTCGTCGACGCCATCCCCTTGCGCGCCGACGGCAGCACCGACGTCGAGGAATTGCTGGCCCGCCCGGTGCGTCTGGATGCCCCCGATCCGGACGAGCGGATTTAA
- a CDS encoding NAD(P)/FAD-dependent oxidoreductase — MDGGIERIDCAVIGAGIVGLAAARALALAGREVLVLEASGAIGGGISSRNSEVIHAGMYYPAGSLKARLCVAGNALLRRFADDHGVPYALCGKLIVATSAEEQAKLDDILEKGRANGVSGLSAITAGLAMEMEPQLSCTAALFSAHTGIIDTHALMLALQGVVESKGGSVALHAPVIGGQAGEDGVLLQVGGAEPMRLLARTVIIAGGLSSCPLARSLGLAKVPQEHLCKGNYFTLTGKMPFSRLVYPVPVSAGLGVHYTLDMAGRGRFGPDVEWIEAEDYRVDPARADLFYAAIRRYWPDLVDGALEPAYAGIRPKINAAHEAAADFAVHGPADHGAAGVVALYGIESPGLTASLALAELVREMAA, encoded by the coding sequence ATGGACGGGGGGATTGAGCGGATCGATTGCGCCGTCATCGGCGCCGGCATCGTCGGTCTGGCCGCTGCCCGTGCCCTGGCCTTGGCTGGGCGCGAGGTGCTGGTGCTGGAGGCCTCGGGCGCCATCGGCGGCGGTATCTCGTCGCGCAATTCCGAGGTCATCCATGCCGGTATGTACTATCCCGCCGGCAGCCTGAAGGCACGCTTGTGCGTGGCTGGCAACGCGCTTTTGCGCCGTTTCGCCGACGATCACGGCGTGCCCTATGCCCTGTGCGGCAAACTGATCGTCGCCACCAGCGCCGAGGAGCAGGCCAAGCTGGACGATATCCTGGAAAAGGGGCGGGCCAACGGCGTCTCCGGGCTGTCCGCCATCACCGCTGGCTTGGCCATGGAGATGGAGCCGCAGCTTTCCTGCACGGCCGCTCTGTTTTCCGCCCATACCGGCATCATCGATACCCATGCGCTGATGTTGGCCCTGCAAGGGGTGGTGGAAAGCAAGGGCGGTTCGGTGGCCCTGCATGCCCCGGTCATCGGCGGGCAAGCTGGCGAGGACGGTGTGTTGTTGCAGGTGGGCGGGGCCGAGCCCATGCGGCTGTTGGCCCGCACCGTGATCATCGCCGGCGGCCTGTCGTCGTGCCCGCTGGCCCGGTCCTTGGGGCTGGCCAAGGTGCCGCAAGAGCATCTGTGCAAGGGCAATTACTTCACTCTGACCGGCAAGATGCCGTTTTCGCGGCTGGTCTATCCGGTGCCGGTTTCTGCCGGGCTGGGGGTGCATTACACCCTGGACATGGCCGGGCGTGGCCGCTTTGGCCCCGATGTGGAATGGATCGAGGCCGAGGATTACCGGGTCGATCCCGCCCGGGCCGACCTTTTTTATGCCGCCATCCGCCGCTATTGGCCCGATCTGGTCGATGGCGCGTTGGAACCGGCCTATGCCGGCATCCGCCCCAAGATCAACGCCGCCCATGAAGCCGCCGCCGATTTCGCCGTCCACGGTCCCGCCGATCATGGCGCGGCGGGGGTGGTGGCGCTGTACGGTATCGAATCCCCCGGCCTGACCGCCTCCCTGGCCCTGGCCGAACTGGTGCGGGAGATGGCAGCATGA
- a CDS encoding molybdopterin-containing oxidoreductase family protein yields the protein MLSLPSVCPHDCPSACPVDVEVGQDGRVGRLHGGKMPYTEGVICAKVARYAERIHHPDRVTQPLRRVGDKGSGRFAPISWDEAVDEIAHRFRLAADTHGPEAVWPYVYGGSMGLLQMGAANRLRREMGYSRQGLTICASIASAGWMAGVGAKRSVDSREMAKSELIVIWGANPAATQVHLMGLMARARKSHGAKVVVVDPYRTPTAEKADLHLMLRPGTDAALACAVMHVLFRDDLIDAAYVARMGDGTEALRAHVATRGPAWAAAITGLEATTIEAFARHYGTTKRSLIRLGYGMSRSRNGAVSLHAVSCLPVLTGAWQYEGGGATQSLSGGFVLDRTLMDGLDLPASDARQLDMSRIGAILTNEADALMGGPPVTAMLVQNSNPANVAPDTAKVWRGLARDDLFLAVHEQMMTQTARFADLVLPATTFVEHADLYTAYGHTFLQVAKPVIAPVGEARSNHWLINQLARRLGATHASFALDEWQLIDACLHASNLPSAEEAHKARWLDCALPFDKAHFLDGFGHGGKFRFAADWSAIGPDHAGLPSLPDHLDNIETTDAEHPFRLITPPSRHFLNSTFAETPTSRRLAGRPTALVHAEDAGRLGVTDGNVIRLGNARGSVLVHAQVTDGIAKGVVAVEGIWPDECFIEGMGINSLIGADAVPPNGGAAFHDCAVWIRPNASGENA from the coding sequence ATGCTCAGTTTGCCGTCCGTCTGCCCGCATGATTGCCCGTCCGCCTGCCCCGTCGATGTCGAGGTGGGGCAAGATGGTCGCGTCGGTCGCCTGCATGGCGGCAAGATGCCCTATACCGAGGGCGTCATCTGCGCCAAGGTCGCCCGCTATGCCGAGCGCATCCACCACCCCGACCGCGTCACCCAGCCGCTGCGCCGGGTGGGCGACAAGGGATCGGGTCGCTTCGCCCCCATTTCCTGGGACGAGGCCGTGGACGAGATCGCCCATCGCTTCCGTCTGGCCGCCGATACCCATGGGCCGGAAGCGGTCTGGCCCTATGTCTATGGCGGCAGCATGGGCTTGCTGCAGATGGGCGCGGCCAACCGCCTGCGCCGAGAAATGGGCTATTCACGCCAGGGGCTGACCATCTGTGCCTCCATCGCCAGCGCCGGCTGGATGGCCGGGGTCGGGGCCAAGCGCAGCGTCGATTCGCGCGAAATGGCCAAAAGCGAGCTGATCGTCATCTGGGGCGCCAACCCGGCGGCCACCCAGGTGCATCTGATGGGGCTGATGGCAAGGGCGCGCAAAAGCCACGGCGCCAAGGTGGTGGTGGTCGATCCCTATCGCACCCCCACCGCCGAAAAGGCCGATCTGCACCTGATGCTGCGCCCCGGTACCGACGCCGCCCTGGCCTGCGCCGTCATGCATGTGCTGTTCCGCGACGATCTGATCGACGCCGCCTATGTGGCCCGCATGGGCGACGGCACCGAGGCGTTGCGCGCCCATGTGGCGACGCGCGGCCCCGCTTGGGCGGCGGCGATCACCGGCCTGGAAGCGACGACCATCGAGGCCTTCGCCCGTCACTACGGCACCACCAAGCGCAGTCTGATCCGCCTGGGCTATGGCATGAGCCGGTCGCGCAACGGCGCCGTCAGCCTGCACGCGGTATCCTGCCTGCCGGTGCTGACCGGGGCGTGGCAATATGAAGGCGGCGGCGCCACCCAAAGCCTGTCGGGCGGTTTCGTCCTCGACCGCACGCTGATGGACGGGCTGGACCTGCCCGCCTCCGACGCCCGCCAATTGGACATGAGCCGCATCGGCGCCATCCTGACCAACGAAGCCGATGCCCTGATGGGCGGGCCGCCGGTCACCGCCATGCTGGTGCAAAACAGCAATCCGGCCAATGTCGCCCCCGATACCGCCAAGGTGTGGCGCGGTCTGGCCCGCGACGATCTGTTTCTGGCGGTGCACGAACAGATGATGACGCAGACGGCGCGCTTCGCCGATCTGGTGCTGCCGGCCACCACCTTTGTCGAACATGCCGATCTGTACACCGCCTATGGCCACACCTTCCTGCAGGTGGCCAAGCCGGTGATCGCGCCGGTGGGCGAGGCTAGGTCCAACCACTGGCTGATCAACCAACTGGCCCGACGGCTGGGGGCGACCCACGCCAGCTTCGCCCTGGACGAATGGCAATTGATCGATGCCTGCCTGCACGCCTCAAATCTGCCCAGCGCCGAGGAGGCCCACAAGGCCCGCTGGCTCGATTGCGCGCTGCCTTTCGACAAGGCCCATTTTCTCGACGGTTTCGGCCATGGCGGCAAGTTCCGCTTTGCCGCCGATTGGTCGGCCATCGGCCCGGATCACGCGGGCCTGCCGTCCCTGCCCGATCACCTGGACAACATCGAAACCACCGATGCCGAACACCCGTTCCGGCTGATCACGCCGCCGTCACGGCACTTCCTCAATTCCACCTTCGCCGAAACTCCGACCTCGCGCCGGCTGGCCGGGCGCCCGACGGCGCTGGTCCATGCCGAAGACGCAGGCCGTTTGGGGGTGACCGACGGCAATGTCATCCGCCTGGGCAACGCCCGTGGCTCGGTGCTGGTCCATGCCCAGGTCACCGACGGCATCGCCAAGGGCGTGGTGGCGGTGGAAGGCATCTGGCCGGATGAATGTTTCATCGAGGGAATGGGCATCAACAGCCTGATCGGCGCCGATGCGGTGCCACCCAATGGCGGCGCCGCCTTTCATGACTGCGCTGTCTGGATCAGGCCCAACGCGTCAGGGGAAAACGCATGA